The Bacillus vallismortis genome window below encodes:
- a CDS encoding pyruvate oxidase: protein MAHKTAGQAMTELLEKWGVDHVYGIPGDSINEFIEELRHERNQLKFIQTRHEEVAALAAAAEAKLTGKIGVCLSIAGPGAVHLLNGLYDAKADGAPVLAIAGQVSSGEVGRDYFQEIKLEQMFEDVAVFNREVHSAESLPDLLNQAIRTACSKKGVAVLSVSDDLFAEKIKREPVYTSPVYIEGNLEPKKEQLITCAQYINNAKKPIILAGQGMKKAKRELLEFADKAAAPIVVTLPAKGVVPDKHPHFLGNLGQIGTKPAYEAMEECDLLIMLGTSFPYRDYLPDDTPAIQLDSDPAKIGKRYPVTAGLVCDSAHGLRELTEFIERKEDRRFLEACTEHMQHWWNEIEKDETEAATPLKPQQVVARLEEAAADDAVLSVDVGTVTVWMARHFKMKANQDFIVSSWLATMGCGLPGAIASSLSEPERQAIAVCGDGGFSMVMQDLPTAVKYKLPLTVVILNNENLGMIEYEQQVKGNIDYVTKLQNVDYAAFAESCGAKGIKVAKAEELAPAFHEALHADQPVVVDVMIGNEPPLPGKITYGQAKGFSKYMLKNFFENQKIEMPSLKKSLKRLF, encoded by the coding sequence ATGGCACACAAAACTGCAGGACAAGCAATGACAGAACTGCTTGAAAAATGGGGAGTTGATCATGTATACGGCATCCCCGGAGACAGTATCAATGAGTTTATTGAAGAATTAAGGCACGAAAGAAATCAATTGAAATTCATTCAAACCCGCCATGAAGAGGTGGCTGCGCTGGCTGCCGCGGCTGAAGCAAAACTCACCGGCAAAATCGGCGTCTGCCTGTCGATCGCAGGGCCGGGGGCGGTGCACTTATTAAATGGTTTATATGATGCCAAAGCGGACGGCGCCCCTGTGCTGGCGATTGCAGGACAGGTTTCATCAGGCGAAGTCGGACGGGATTATTTTCAGGAGATCAAGCTTGAGCAAATGTTTGAAGACGTGGCAGTATTCAACAGAGAGGTACATAGCGCGGAATCACTGCCGGATCTCTTGAATCAGGCGATCCGCACCGCCTGCAGCAAAAAAGGCGTTGCGGTATTGAGCGTGTCAGATGATTTGTTCGCGGAGAAAATCAAACGCGAGCCCGTATACACGTCACCAGTGTATATTGAAGGGAACCTTGAACCGAAAAAAGAACAGCTCATCACTTGCGCGCAATATATAAATAACGCCAAGAAGCCGATTATTTTGGCGGGGCAGGGAATGAAAAAGGCGAAACGTGAGCTGCTGGAATTCGCGGACAAAGCCGCGGCTCCGATTGTTGTCACGCTCCCGGCAAAAGGCGTTGTTCCTGATAAGCACCCGCATTTTCTCGGCAATCTCGGGCAGATCGGCACAAAGCCGGCTTACGAGGCAATGGAGGAATGTGATTTATTAATCATGCTCGGGACCTCATTCCCATATCGCGATTATTTGCCTGATGACACGCCGGCGATCCAGCTTGATTCAGATCCGGCGAAAATCGGAAAACGCTATCCGGTGACAGCGGGTCTTGTTTGTGATTCGGCTCACGGCCTGCGCGAATTGACAGAGTTTATTGAACGGAAGGAAGACAGAAGGTTTCTGGAAGCCTGCACTGAACATATGCAGCATTGGTGGAACGAAATCGAAAAAGATGAGACAGAGGCGGCAACACCGCTCAAACCCCAGCAGGTCGTGGCGCGTCTTGAGGAAGCGGCAGCCGATGATGCGGTGCTATCTGTAGATGTCGGCACTGTGACAGTCTGGATGGCGCGTCATTTCAAAATGAAAGCAAATCAGGATTTCATCGTTTCCAGCTGGCTTGCGACAATGGGCTGCGGCCTGCCGGGAGCAATCGCGTCAAGTTTGTCAGAACCGGAGCGGCAGGCGATCGCCGTTTGCGGGGACGGGGGCTTTTCCATGGTCATGCAGGATCTCCCGACCGCCGTCAAATACAAACTCCCGCTCACCGTTGTCATTTTAAACAACGAAAATCTCGGCATGATCGAGTACGAGCAGCAGGTGAAGGGCAACATCGACTATGTCACAAAACTTCAAAATGTCGACTATGCCGCATTTGCAGAAAGCTGCGGAGCAAAGGGCATCAAGGTGGCTAAAGCGGAAGAGCTTGCGCCCGCTTTCCATGAAGCGTTACACGCTGACCAGCCGGTCGTAGTGGACGTCATGATCGGAAACGAACCGCCGCTGCCTGGCAAAATCACCTATGGGCAGGCAAAAGGCTTCAGCAAATACATGCTGAAAAATTTCTTCGAAAACCAAAAAATCGAAATGCCGTCACTGAAGAAAAGTTTAAAACGGTTATTCTAA
- a CDS encoding glycosyl hydrolase family 8: MRHLLIAVILFFLSIGLSAGCVEAGNKVQNQSVSEVNASPLQPAEYFIYHNLMNGQGLIKTDMSDQPSYLSESLGLWMEFLVSKNDAPHFQEQYQHLTDSFLMSNHLVTWKIQNGQASGTNALIDDMRIMLSLDQAAAKWGRSDYAQTARDIGTALKAYNMNNGLFTDFYDSQAASKDVTLSYVMPDALAVLKKNGIIDEETEQRNANVLYSAPLKNGFLPKVYSSETKGYTYDSEINLIDQLYAAWHLPEGDEKAAVLADWIKQEFQTHGKLYGRYSADTKEPAVKYESPSVYALAVLFLTKQYEDSSVTKAIYDRMNDFEILDPVKSYYGGYMSGAQTHSFDNLLPLLAERKLFNENIIQ, from the coding sequence GTGAGGCATTTGTTAATAGCTGTCATCTTATTCTTTTTATCTATCGGACTTTCCGCAGGGTGTGTTGAAGCTGGAAATAAGGTCCAAAATCAGTCGGTGTCAGAAGTGAACGCCAGCCCGCTTCAGCCGGCGGAGTATTTCATTTATCACAATCTAATGAATGGCCAAGGGTTAATCAAAACTGATATGTCTGACCAGCCTTCGTATTTATCAGAATCTCTTGGCCTATGGATGGAGTTTCTGGTCAGCAAAAATGACGCCCCGCATTTTCAGGAGCAATATCAGCATCTGACTGATTCATTTCTGATGAGCAATCACTTGGTGACGTGGAAGATTCAAAACGGCCAAGCGAGCGGAACGAATGCACTGATAGATGATATGAGAATTATGCTGTCCCTTGACCAAGCCGCCGCCAAATGGGGCCGCAGCGACTACGCGCAAACGGCCCGGGATATCGGCACGGCTTTGAAGGCATACAATATGAACAACGGGTTATTTACAGACTTTTACGACTCACAGGCCGCTTCAAAGGATGTGACGCTTTCATACGTCATGCCCGATGCGTTAGCTGTCTTAAAGAAGAATGGAATTATAGACGAGGAAACAGAACAACGGAATGCCAATGTTCTCTATTCGGCTCCTTTAAAAAATGGCTTTCTGCCAAAGGTATACAGCTCGGAGACAAAGGGATACACATATGATAGTGAGATCAATCTGATAGATCAGCTGTACGCTGCTTGGCACTTGCCGGAAGGGGATGAAAAAGCCGCTGTTTTAGCGGACTGGATCAAGCAGGAATTTCAGACACACGGAAAGCTGTACGGACGATATTCGGCAGATACGAAGGAGCCTGCCGTCAAATATGAGTCGCCATCCGTATACGCATTAGCCGTATTGTTTTTAACAAAACAATATGAAGACAGTTCAGTCACCAAAGCCATATATGACAGAATGAATGACTTTGAAATTCTTGATCCGGTGAAATCGTATTATGGAGGCTATATGAGCGGCGCTCAGACGCATTCTTTTGACAATCTGCTGCCGCTGTTAGCCGAAAGGAAGCTTTTTAATGAAAATATCATTCAATGA
- a CDS encoding cellulose biosynthesis cyclic di-GMP-binding regulatory protein BcsB gives MKQIMIFLTSFMLLAMTGQAALAKEVQVSGSLLGKSSQEQAKQQVLTSDLMTLYGSKDSAELTYQIPAGASSGNQQLVIEYEASNLLISPSSLTAVIDDEPVKTVKLNGDSKRKTLKLNLTKSQSAQGYHNVSLKFYGVMKEGVCVRQDTSGNWIKIYPDSRLTLADSSEAKGTTLDHYPYPFAQSGNTAEETAIVIPDDPSSAEIEAAVKTEGYLKTADSSVTISYVTESELKKIDKPTIFIGVDKHWNGKVKKLMKQAGLQAKGEKLLLAERVLKAESKQQPVLFAQAASDDVLTEKISVITDQTYTGQLSGDTLSISKLKQAEKKESNRLTLKNFGADDITIGADKTSSAHYFYPASAVLDENQSAKLSLKLKKSETIQASTAENESAAQAAELKVMINGQPHSVRLDDLGKEDKNGFYHAMVKVDPKLLQKNRYIDIQFVTTGLKENNPCNTADEEKWVFIDKNSTLSYTVKGMSPSADFQEWPLPYAGNQEQATLIVIPDTVNQSKLEELSLVTESFGSEAQHSYTVKKSSDVTANDAKGRDLIFLGGINQFSLLKEQSSELLVPQAKNGSFDVSGFEMLNETTKQVAFTQASLWDTSYTMAVFAPSKGKGAAVTKEIINYLNSTDDSATVVNETNSQQVFTNHQQLKSEANSSSEEQPSQDNGQKWLYIGVLVLIMVIAAVFIWIAVRRRKRKADRG, from the coding sequence TTGAAACAAATAATGATTTTTCTCACAAGCTTCATGCTTCTGGCGATGACCGGACAAGCGGCTTTAGCCAAAGAGGTGCAGGTCAGCGGTTCGCTTCTCGGAAAAAGCAGCCAAGAACAAGCCAAACAGCAGGTGCTGACAAGCGACCTGATGACACTGTACGGATCAAAAGACAGCGCGGAGCTGACGTATCAGATTCCGGCAGGCGCCTCTTCCGGCAATCAGCAATTGGTGATTGAATACGAGGCTTCAAATCTTTTAATTTCTCCATCATCGTTAACGGCTGTCATTGACGACGAACCAGTCAAAACGGTAAAGCTTAATGGTGATTCAAAACGGAAAACATTGAAGCTGAACCTGACTAAAAGCCAGTCTGCCCAAGGCTATCACAACGTATCGCTGAAATTTTACGGTGTAATGAAAGAGGGCGTCTGCGTCAGACAGGATACGTCCGGAAACTGGATCAAAATTTACCCGGACAGCCGCCTGACGCTGGCGGACAGCAGTGAAGCGAAGGGAACGACGCTGGACCATTATCCATATCCTTTCGCCCAATCGGGAAATACAGCCGAGGAAACCGCCATCGTCATTCCGGACGACCCAAGTTCGGCGGAAATTGAAGCAGCAGTGAAAACAGAAGGCTATTTGAAAACGGCCGACAGCAGTGTCACCATTTCGTATGTCACGGAATCTGAACTGAAGAAAATCGACAAGCCGACGATTTTCATCGGAGTGGACAAGCATTGGAACGGAAAGGTGAAAAAGCTGATGAAACAAGCCGGCTTACAGGCAAAAGGAGAAAAACTCCTGCTTGCGGAGCGGGTGCTGAAAGCAGAGAGCAAGCAGCAGCCGGTTCTGTTTGCGCAAGCCGCATCCGATGACGTGCTCACTGAAAAAATCAGTGTCATTACGGATCAGACTTATACAGGCCAGCTCAGCGGCGATACACTCTCAATCAGCAAGCTTAAGCAGGCTGAAAAAAAAGAAAGCAATAGGCTGACCCTCAAGAATTTTGGAGCGGATGATATCACAATTGGAGCTGACAAAACATCTTCAGCACATTACTTTTATCCTGCATCGGCGGTTTTAGATGAAAACCAATCAGCGAAGCTGTCGCTTAAGCTGAAAAAGTCCGAAACGATTCAAGCTTCAACGGCCGAAAACGAATCGGCTGCTCAGGCTGCAGAACTGAAGGTCATGATCAACGGCCAGCCGCATTCGGTCCGGCTTGATGATTTAGGAAAAGAAGATAAAAACGGATTCTATCATGCCATGGTAAAAGTGGATCCTAAGCTGCTGCAGAAAAACCGCTACATTGATATTCAATTCGTCACAACTGGGCTAAAGGAAAACAATCCTTGCAACACCGCTGACGAAGAAAAGTGGGTCTTTATCGATAAAAACAGTACATTGTCTTACACCGTCAAAGGCATGTCTCCGTCAGCGGATTTTCAAGAGTGGCCGCTTCCTTACGCCGGAAATCAGGAACAGGCAACGCTGATCGTGATTCCTGACACCGTAAACCAATCGAAGCTTGAGGAGCTTTCTCTTGTTACGGAGTCCTTTGGCAGCGAAGCGCAGCATTCATATACGGTGAAGAAATCATCTGATGTAACAGCAAATGATGCCAAAGGACGAGACCTCATTTTCTTAGGGGGCATCAATCAATTTTCTCTTTTGAAGGAGCAATCATCAGAACTGCTTGTGCCGCAAGCGAAGAACGGCTCGTTTGATGTATCAGGTTTTGAGATGCTGAATGAGACAACAAAACAAGTGGCGTTTACCCAAGCATCTCTTTGGGATACAAGCTACACAATGGCTGTCTTTGCACCGTCAAAAGGAAAAGGCGCGGCCGTCACGAAAGAAATCATCAACTATCTCAACAGCACCGATGACTCGGCAACCGTCGTTAATGAAACAAACAGCCAGCAGGTGTTTACAAACCACCAGCAGCTCAAATCAGAAGCAAACAGTTCCAGTGAAGAGCAGCCATCACAAGATAATGGCCAGAAATGGCTGTATATTGGTGTGCTGGTACTCATTATGGTGATTGCGGCAGTGTTCATTTGGATTGCCGTAAGACGCAGAAAAAGAAAGGCAGACAGGGGATAG
- a CDS encoding NUDIX hydrolase codes for MYTQGSFVIVSNEKHQILLVKRKDVPLWDLPGGRVDPGETAEAAAVREVLEETGYNAALSAKIGVYQRPKFQDEQHVFAGHITGGQAITSGMETADLKWFSPQRLPLFIVPNRKRQIKDFMRGSLDVAVTLKDSGMLAAIGLLKRRLGK; via the coding sequence ATGTATACGCAAGGTTCGTTTGTCATTGTATCGAATGAAAAACATCAGATTCTGCTGGTGAAACGAAAGGACGTCCCTTTATGGGATCTGCCGGGCGGCAGGGTCGATCCCGGGGAAACGGCTGAGGCAGCGGCAGTCCGGGAGGTGTTGGAAGAAACCGGATACAACGCAGCGCTTTCTGCGAAAATAGGTGTCTACCAAAGGCCGAAGTTTCAAGATGAACAGCACGTGTTTGCCGGACACATAACAGGCGGACAAGCGATAACGAGCGGCATGGAGACAGCGGATTTGAAGTGGTTTTCTCCGCAGCGTTTGCCGCTATTTATAGTGCCGAACCGAAAAAGGCAAATCAAAGATTTTATGAGAGGCTCTCTGGACGTAGCTGTCACTCTCAAGGACAGCGGCATGCTTGCGGCGATTGGCCTGTTGAAAAGAAGACTGGGCAAGTGA
- a CDS encoding diguanylate cyclase, whose product MKISFNESQKLFAYFSGLIAALSLFIYYVSAQQSEGALILCITFVVIAAGVWFGPIYALAVTLIVLFVLGTLMMFFQTGQAALFPAEEGLRILVVWGSALLLFSFIAGRIHDIAAELRHSVTRLKAEIKSFVAVDRVTGFDNKQRMKLELSEEIKRAERYGNSFVFLLLHMHYFKEFKSLYGEKETDRLFQYVSQQIRTSVRETDKKFRPSDERIGIVLTHTPAEHMPAVLTKLKKQLDTYQLENGKYVSLTFHVCHLPYRKDIKTADHFLEELENEMMMNEL is encoded by the coding sequence ATGAAAATATCATTCAATGAATCACAAAAATTATTTGCTTATTTTTCAGGGCTCATCGCAGCCCTGTCTCTGTTTATTTATTATGTGTCAGCCCAGCAATCGGAAGGCGCTCTGATCCTTTGCATCACGTTTGTCGTCATCGCCGCAGGCGTATGGTTCGGCCCGATTTACGCGCTGGCGGTGACTTTAATCGTACTCTTTGTTCTCGGCACCTTAATGATGTTTTTCCAGACTGGACAGGCTGCGCTGTTTCCGGCTGAGGAAGGGCTGCGAATACTTGTCGTGTGGGGAAGCGCGCTTTTGTTGTTTTCTTTTATAGCGGGAAGAATTCATGATATTGCCGCAGAGCTAAGGCATTCAGTTACACGGCTTAAAGCCGAAATCAAAAGCTTTGTCGCTGTTGACAGAGTGACCGGATTTGATAACAAGCAGAGGATGAAGCTGGAACTTTCAGAAGAAATCAAGCGGGCGGAACGCTACGGAAATTCTTTCGTGTTTTTGCTGCTTCATATGCATTACTTCAAAGAGTTTAAGTCTTTGTACGGTGAAAAAGAAACGGACCGTCTTTTCCAATATGTCAGTCAGCAAATTAGGACAAGCGTCCGGGAAACGGATAAGAAGTTCCGCCCCTCTGACGAGCGTATCGGGATTGTGCTGACGCACACGCCCGCTGAACATATGCCGGCCGTCCTGACAAAGCTGAAAAAACAATTGGACACGTATCAGCTGGAAAATGGGAAGTATGTGTCGCTCACGTTCCATGTCTGTCATTTGCCTTACCGCAAAGATATCAAAACAGCCGATCACTTTTTAGAAGAACTGGAAAACGAGATGATGATGAATGAACTATAA
- a CDS encoding manganese catalase family protein, translated as MFFHVKELQYNAKPDRPDPVYAKKLQEILGGQFGEISVMMQYLFQGWNCRADQKYRDMLLDIGTEEIAHVEMLATMIAQLLDKAPIEEQEQMAKDPVIGAVMGGMNPQHAIVGGLGAKPDDSVGYPWTARYTIASGNLLADFRANLNAESQGRLQAVRLYEMTDDKGVRDMLSFLIARDTMHQNQWLAAIQELEEREGVVVPSTFNREYEKQEVSYSFMDCSKGTESQSGRWASGTSMDGKGNFEYVGEPEAMGQKPVLKPAPPYVHGTMPADGASLLEH; from the coding sequence ATGTTTTTCCATGTGAAAGAGTTACAATATAATGCCAAACCTGACCGGCCAGACCCCGTTTACGCGAAAAAATTGCAAGAAATATTAGGCGGACAGTTCGGTGAAATTTCTGTCATGATGCAGTATTTATTTCAAGGCTGGAACTGCAGAGCTGATCAAAAATATCGTGACATGCTTCTTGATATCGGCACAGAAGAAATTGCCCATGTGGAAATGCTGGCAACGATGATAGCTCAGCTGCTTGATAAAGCGCCAATTGAAGAACAAGAGCAAATGGCTAAAGATCCTGTCATTGGAGCTGTAATGGGAGGGATGAATCCTCAGCATGCCATCGTAGGAGGTCTGGGGGCTAAACCAGATGATAGTGTGGGATACCCTTGGACAGCCCGATATACGATTGCAAGCGGAAATCTGCTCGCCGATTTCCGTGCAAACCTTAATGCTGAATCGCAAGGCAGGCTGCAAGCTGTCCGTCTATATGAAATGACAGATGATAAAGGTGTGAGGGATATGCTGTCCTTCTTGATAGCGAGGGACACGATGCATCAAAATCAATGGCTGGCGGCCATTCAAGAATTAGAGGAACGTGAAGGCGTAGTTGTCCCAAGTACATTTAATCGTGAATACGAAAAACAAGAAGTTTCCTATTCATTCATGGACTGCTCTAAAGGAACTGAAAGCCAAAGCGGGCGCTGGGCGTCAGGGACTAGTATGGATGGAAAAGGGAATTTCGAATATGTTGGGGAGCCTGAGGCTATGGGTCAAAAACCAGTGCTCAAGCCGGCGCCTCCGTACGTTCACGGCACAATGCCGGCCGACGGCGCATCATTGCTGGAACATTAA
- a CDS encoding glycosyltransferase, whose amino-acid sequence MGNTLFFISLSLIWVMLLYHMFLMQGGFRHYMNFERNIPKWRENMKELPKVSVLIPAHNEEVVIRQTLKAMVNLYYPKDRLEIIVVNDNSSDRTGDIVNEFSETYDFIKMVITKPPNAGKGKSSALNSGFAESNGDVICVYDADNTPEKMAVYYLVLGLMNDEKAGAVVGKFRVINAAKTLLTKFINIETICFQWMAQGGRWKWFKIATIPGTNFAIRRSIIEKLGGWDDKALAEDTELTIRVYNLGYHIRFFPAAITWEQEPETWKVWWRQRTRWARGNQYVVLKFLAQFFKLKRKRIIFDLFYFFFTYFLFFFGVIMSNTIFVVNLFYDLHLSVGFLAMVLWILAFFLFMTEVMITLSIEKTEMNRQNFFIVFLMYFTYSQAWIVLVIYSLFVEIKHRLFKQEVKWYKTERYNQHKSG is encoded by the coding sequence TTGGGTAATACGCTGTTCTTTATCTCACTAAGTTTAATTTGGGTCATGCTTCTCTACCACATGTTTCTCATGCAGGGCGGGTTCCGCCACTATATGAACTTCGAACGGAATATCCCGAAGTGGAGAGAAAACATGAAGGAGCTGCCAAAGGTCAGTGTCCTTATCCCGGCGCATAACGAAGAGGTTGTGATTCGGCAGACGTTGAAGGCGATGGTCAACCTTTATTATCCGAAAGACCGGCTGGAGATCATCGTCGTTAATGACAATTCATCAGACCGGACGGGTGATATCGTCAATGAATTTTCCGAGACATACGATTTCATTAAAATGGTGATCACGAAGCCGCCAAACGCAGGAAAAGGCAAATCCTCCGCGCTTAACTCTGGTTTTGCCGAATCGAACGGCGATGTGATCTGTGTATATGACGCCGACAACACGCCTGAGAAAATGGCCGTGTATTACCTCGTTCTCGGCCTGATGAATGACGAAAAGGCAGGCGCCGTGGTTGGGAAATTCCGCGTCATTAATGCGGCAAAAACGCTGCTGACGAAGTTTATTAATATCGAAACGATCTGTTTTCAGTGGATGGCCCAAGGAGGCAGATGGAAGTGGTTCAAAATCGCCACGATCCCAGGCACCAACTTCGCGATCCGCAGAAGCATTATCGAAAAGCTCGGGGGCTGGGATGACAAAGCGCTTGCTGAGGATACCGAGCTGACCATCCGGGTGTATAATCTCGGCTATCACATCCGCTTTTTCCCTGCCGCCATCACTTGGGAGCAGGAGCCGGAAACGTGGAAGGTGTGGTGGCGCCAGCGCACCAGATGGGCACGCGGCAATCAATATGTCGTACTGAAATTTTTGGCGCAGTTTTTCAAACTGAAACGAAAACGGATTATCTTTGATTTGTTTTATTTTTTCTTTACGTACTTCCTGTTTTTCTTTGGCGTGATCATGTCAAATACGATATTTGTCGTCAATTTGTTTTATGATTTGCATTTATCGGTCGGGTTTTTGGCAATGGTCCTCTGGATCTTGGCGTTCTTCTTATTTATGACAGAGGTCATGATTACGTTGAGCATTGAAAAAACAGAAATGAACAGGCAAAACTTTTTTATCGTATTTCTCATGTACTTTACATACTCGCAGGCATGGATTGTGCTCGTTATCTATTCTTTATTCGTAGAAATCAAGCACCGTTTATTCAAGCAGGAGGTCAAATGGTACAAAACAGAACGATACAATCAACATAAAAGCGGGTGA
- a CDS encoding DUF2334 domain-containing protein, which translates to MLCITMLLLTAIASFPVSAQAKERDAGILIIYSTLDGKESSQVKMLDLLAGHFTSHVTVKNDSDVEASDFKGKDHVMYYGQTKRKLSKKLVSLISSVKTPVVAIGYNAGQISQFSGLSLISKEHVYQVHSRSEKADVSLESGLNVLSVSGLKGKSLYTFKADDGKTHSFIWKTKKANVYIGLTNLLNDNLIVAKQLREAFGEEAGTTLLYLRLEDISPMSDEKLLLQAGTYLHKRHVPFILAVIPVYLNPETGDKVYLSDKPEMVKVLKKLQSMGGSIIVHGYTHAYRYSETGEGFEFWDAKADQPITSGNAEATPSILEKERDFPNEQAYNSYLTPFREKEETYTKQKLTRAIEDLTSSGLYPLAFEAPHYTMSEYGYQIASRYFTSIFGQVQLSGTTWKTSGASPYVTTPSMLDGMTLYPETIGFVDTSKQNPLGDMEEHIAQMIDFEGGVAGGFYHPYLGMKYLPELVDQMERIPDSEWLDLKKTKQTVKTGKVEIHTSGDGTIQVKNGVSAIDEFFDHHRQTPLEKALWILSAIVLLFVVMFFSYTFYLRATLKKRIFKERRSLG; encoded by the coding sequence CTGCTCTGCATCACAATGCTTCTGCTTACAGCTATTGCGTCCTTTCCAGTTTCCGCACAAGCGAAGGAGCGGGATGCCGGCATTCTCATCATCTATTCAACCTTGGACGGCAAAGAGTCATCTCAAGTCAAAATGCTTGATTTGCTTGCGGGCCACTTTACATCCCATGTGACAGTCAAAAATGATTCGGATGTGGAAGCGTCCGATTTCAAAGGCAAAGACCATGTGATGTATTACGGCCAAACGAAAAGAAAGCTCAGCAAAAAACTGGTGTCTCTGATCAGCAGCGTTAAAACACCTGTTGTGGCCATCGGCTATAACGCAGGCCAAATCAGCCAATTTTCCGGGCTTTCATTAATCAGCAAAGAACATGTATATCAGGTTCACAGCAGGTCGGAAAAGGCCGATGTGTCTCTGGAGAGCGGGCTTAACGTGCTGAGCGTATCAGGCCTGAAAGGAAAGTCGCTTTATACCTTCAAAGCCGATGACGGCAAAACGCATTCTTTTATATGGAAAACAAAAAAAGCGAATGTGTACATTGGATTAACGAATTTGTTAAATGACAATTTGATCGTGGCGAAACAGCTCAGAGAAGCTTTCGGAGAGGAGGCGGGGACAACGTTATTGTATTTGCGTCTCGAGGATATCAGCCCGATGTCTGATGAAAAATTGCTGCTTCAAGCCGGTACATATCTGCATAAGAGGCATGTTCCTTTTATCCTGGCAGTGATTCCGGTTTACTTGAATCCGGAAACTGGCGACAAAGTGTATTTGTCTGATAAACCGGAGATGGTCAAGGTGCTGAAAAAGCTGCAAAGCATGGGCGGCAGTATCATTGTTCACGGCTATACACACGCCTACCGTTACAGTGAAACAGGAGAGGGCTTTGAATTTTGGGATGCAAAGGCGGATCAGCCGATTACATCTGGAAATGCCGAAGCCACCCCGTCCATTCTGGAAAAAGAACGGGACTTTCCGAACGAACAAGCTTATAACAGCTATTTGACACCATTTCGGGAAAAGGAAGAAACGTATACAAAGCAAAAACTGACGCGTGCGATTGAGGATTTGACATCATCGGGTCTCTACCCGCTGGCGTTTGAAGCGCCGCATTACACGATGTCCGAATATGGCTATCAAATCGCCTCGCGGTATTTTACAAGCATTTTCGGGCAGGTCCAGCTCAGCGGCACAACGTGGAAAACATCCGGTGCGTCTCCGTATGTGACAACTCCTTCGATGCTGGATGGAATGACGCTGTATCCGGAAACGATCGGCTTTGTCGATACATCAAAACAAAACCCGCTCGGCGATATGGAGGAGCACATCGCCCAGATGATTGATTTTGAAGGCGGAGTAGCCGGCGGGTTTTATCACCCGTATCTTGGAATGAAATATCTGCCGGAGCTGGTTGATCAGATGGAACGCATTCCAGACAGTGAATGGCTGGATTTAAAGAAAACGAAACAAACCGTCAAAACAGGCAAAGTTGAAATTCATACAAGCGGTGACGGAACGATTCAGGTGAAAAACGGCGTAAGCGCCATTGACGAGTTTTTCGATCATCATCGGCAAACTCCTCTGGAAAAGGCGTTATGGATTCTCTCCGCGATCGTGCTCTTATTTGTCGTCATGTTTTTCAGTTATACGTTTTACTTGAGAGCCACATTGAAAAAACGAATTTTTAAGGAGAGAAGAAGCCTTGGGTAA